One Telluria mixta DNA window includes the following coding sequences:
- a CDS encoding S1/P1 nuclease, whose product MKKIACVVALAGAFVSLDAAAWGTDGHRAVGAIADKLIKGTHAEAQVKALLLPGESLEAVSTWPDCVKGNWCGPQTPEMIEYVNANPKHSEYHYTDVPFQLDHYHDGAAGTADDDIVQTLKEAIAVLQGKDTPATNPHKFTKRQALILITHLAGDIVQPLHVGAAFVDKNGKFIVPKTKAEIDETVVFDSRGGNNFLMDDAKIEQMSANLIPPGEPKPEKPGVPKALTKPFHSYWDSTTVDYAFRRIRTKTPEQFAQAAIDGKPNVAQNSGDPVTWPYQWADDTLAVSKIAFAGVSAGKIVPQVSKKGETYYTWTLEVPNDYPVPSSALAKTQMIKGGYNLAALLKAIWP is encoded by the coding sequence ATGAAGAAAATCGCATGTGTCGTGGCGCTGGCCGGCGCCTTCGTGTCGCTGGACGCGGCCGCATGGGGCACGGACGGCCACCGCGCCGTGGGCGCCATCGCCGACAAGCTGATCAAGGGCACGCACGCCGAGGCGCAGGTGAAAGCGCTGCTGCTGCCGGGCGAATCGCTGGAAGCCGTGTCGACCTGGCCCGACTGCGTGAAGGGCAACTGGTGCGGTCCGCAGACGCCGGAAATGATCGAGTACGTGAACGCGAATCCGAAGCACAGCGAGTACCACTACACGGACGTTCCGTTTCAGCTCGACCATTACCACGACGGTGCCGCCGGCACGGCCGACGACGACATCGTGCAGACCCTGAAGGAAGCCATCGCCGTCCTGCAGGGCAAGGACACGCCCGCGACCAATCCGCACAAGTTCACGAAGCGCCAGGCGCTGATCCTGATCACCCACCTGGCCGGTGACATCGTCCAGCCGCTGCACGTGGGCGCCGCCTTCGTCGACAAGAACGGCAAGTTCATCGTGCCGAAGACGAAGGCCGAGATCGACGAGACCGTCGTCTTCGATTCGCGTGGCGGCAACAACTTCCTGATGGACGACGCGAAGATCGAGCAGATGTCCGCCAACCTCATTCCGCCGGGCGAACCGAAGCCGGAAAAGCCGGGCGTGCCGAAGGCGCTGACGAAGCCGTTCCACTCGTACTGGGACAGCACGACGGTCGACTACGCGTTCCGCCGCATCCGCACGAAGACGCCGGAACAGTTCGCGCAAGCCGCCATCGACGGCAAGCCGAACGTGGCGCAGAACAGCGGCGACCCGGTCACCTGGCCGTACCAGTGGGCGGACGATACGCTGGCCGTCTCGAAGATCGCGTTCGCGGGCGTCAGCGCGGGCAAGATCGTGCCGCAGGTGAGCAAGAAGGGCGAGACCTATTACACGTGGACCCTGGAAGTGCCGAATGACTATCCGGTGCCCAGCTCCGCGCTCGCAAAGACACAGATGATCAAGGGCGGCTACAACCTGGCCGCACTGCTGAAGGCGATCTGGCCGTAA
- a CDS encoding BMP family lipoprotein: MKFKQLCTMIAALCISASASADMAGAKLAIVYDAGGKFDKSFNQSAAEGVARFTKETGVKVFEAQANYDTQAEQVLRALARKKLQLIVSIGFSQTQPVQKIAAEYPNVHFVIIDGNAQGKNVNSVLFKEEEGSYLVGVAAAMASKTKTISFVGGMDIPLIRAFACGYVQGARAINPKVQVLQNMVGTTAAAWNDPAKGGDLARAQFDRGSDVVFAVAGGSGMGTLQMAKEKGKLAIGVDSNQNYLYPGTMLTSMVKRVDNAAYEAFMKARNGQFTSGITYEGLKEGGVDWVLDKDNRMVVTPEMEKRVMSARADIISGKIKVVDYRAANSCPVQ, from the coding sequence ATGAAATTCAAGCAACTTTGTACGATGATCGCGGCGCTGTGCATCAGCGCCAGCGCCAGCGCCGACATGGCGGGCGCGAAGCTGGCGATCGTCTACGATGCCGGCGGCAAGTTCGACAAATCCTTCAACCAGTCCGCCGCCGAAGGCGTCGCGCGGTTCACGAAGGAAACCGGCGTCAAGGTGTTTGAAGCCCAGGCCAACTACGACACCCAGGCCGAGCAGGTCCTGCGCGCCCTCGCCCGCAAAAAGCTGCAACTGATCGTCTCGATCGGCTTCTCGCAGACGCAGCCCGTGCAAAAGATCGCCGCCGAATACCCGAATGTGCACTTCGTCATCATCGACGGCAATGCGCAGGGCAAGAACGTCAACTCCGTGCTGTTCAAGGAAGAAGAAGGCTCGTACCTCGTCGGCGTCGCCGCCGCGATGGCGTCGAAGACGAAGACGATCAGCTTCGTCGGCGGCATGGACATCCCGCTGATCCGCGCCTTCGCCTGCGGCTACGTGCAGGGCGCGCGCGCGATCAACCCGAAGGTACAGGTCCTGCAGAACATGGTCGGCACGACGGCCGCGGCCTGGAACGACCCGGCCAAGGGAGGCGACCTGGCACGCGCGCAATTCGACCGCGGCTCCGACGTCGTCTTCGCCGTCGCCGGCGGTTCCGGCATGGGCACCCTGCAGATGGCCAAGGAAAAGGGCAAGCTCGCGATCGGCGTGGACTCCAACCAGAACTACCTGTACCCGGGCACGATGCTGACGTCGATGGTCAAGCGCGTCGACAACGCCGCGTACGAAGCATTCATGAAGGCGCGCAACGGCCAGTTCACGTCGGGCATCACGTACGAAGGCCTGAAGGAAGGCGGCGTCGATTGGGTGCTCGACAAGGACAACCGCATGGTCGTCACGCCCGAGATGGAAAAGCGCGTGATGAGCGCCCGGGCCGACATTATCTCCGGCAAGATCAAGGTGGTCGACTATCGCGCGGCCAACTCGTGCCCGGTGCAGTAA
- a CDS encoding ABC transporter ATP-binding protein has protein sequence MQPAVEFRNISKAFGAVQANADVSFAIAKGSIHGVIGENGAGKSTLMSILYGYYNADSGQVLIDGQPQDIRTSHEAIALGIGMVHQHFMLVENMTVLDNVMLGNEGGFKLAAKRGAVEAKLREICDRYRLDVDPLATIHDLSVGAQQRVEILKQIYRSANILILDEPTAVLTAQETASLFEILRLFKEQGKTIILITHKLQEIMEITDEVTVMRAGRVVGAVKTAETSKEQLANMMVGRPIQSELPRAPYNPGAEVLKVSNLQLQDANGVSLLSDIDFTLRAGEVVAIAGVSGNGQSELLEILSGMRLPTSGKVEFVGKDLPYTGRTNADGLPAEFRELGIGHVPEDRLRDGVIKDFSVMQNTVFGYQDKVKNRWGLFDYRKIAQRCAHLMTAFDVRPNNPDLRIGLLSGGNQQKVVIAREVAAKPKLMLVGQPTRGVDIGTIESIHTQLLRLRDEGVAILLSSVELEEVRALADRIIVMSGGRITGILPIDEFDTTRIGLLMGGMHKH, from the coding sequence ATGCAGCCAGCCGTAGAATTTCGCAACATTAGCAAAGCCTTCGGGGCGGTGCAGGCGAATGCCGACGTCAGCTTCGCGATCGCCAAGGGCTCGATCCATGGCGTGATCGGCGAAAACGGCGCCGGCAAGTCGACCCTGATGAGCATCCTGTACGGCTACTACAATGCCGACAGCGGCCAGGTCCTGATCGACGGCCAGCCCCAGGACATCCGCACCAGTCACGAGGCGATCGCCCTCGGCATCGGCATGGTGCACCAGCACTTCATGCTCGTCGAGAACATGACGGTCCTCGACAACGTCATGCTGGGCAACGAGGGCGGCTTCAAGCTGGCCGCCAAGCGTGGCGCCGTGGAAGCGAAGCTGCGCGAGATCTGCGATCGCTATCGCCTCGACGTCGATCCGCTCGCGACGATCCACGATTTGTCCGTCGGCGCGCAGCAGCGCGTGGAGATCCTCAAGCAGATCTACCGCAGCGCCAACATCCTGATCCTCGACGAGCCGACGGCCGTGCTGACCGCGCAGGAGACGGCGTCGCTGTTCGAGATCCTGCGGCTGTTCAAGGAACAGGGCAAGACCATCATCCTGATCACCCATAAACTCCAGGAGATCATGGAGATCACGGACGAAGTGACGGTGATGCGCGCGGGCCGCGTCGTCGGCGCGGTGAAAACGGCGGAGACGTCGAAGGAGCAGCTGGCCAACATGATGGTCGGCCGCCCGATCCAGAGCGAGCTGCCGCGCGCGCCGTACAACCCGGGCGCGGAAGTGCTGAAGGTATCGAACCTGCAGCTGCAGGATGCGAACGGCGTTTCTCTCCTCTCCGACATCGACTTCACCCTGCGTGCGGGCGAAGTGGTCGCCATCGCGGGCGTGTCGGGCAATGGCCAGAGCGAGCTGCTGGAGATCCTGTCCGGCATGCGCCTGCCCACGTCGGGCAAGGTCGAATTCGTCGGCAAGGACTTGCCATACACGGGCCGCACGAACGCGGACGGCTTGCCGGCAGAGTTCCGCGAGCTGGGCATCGGCCACGTGCCGGAAGACCGCCTGCGCGACGGCGTGATCAAGGATTTCTCCGTCATGCAGAACACGGTGTTCGGCTACCAGGACAAAGTGAAGAATCGCTGGGGCCTGTTCGACTACAGGAAGATCGCGCAGCGCTGCGCGCACCTGATGACGGCGTTCGACGTCCGTCCGAACAATCCGGACCTGCGTATCGGCCTGCTCTCGGGCGGCAACCAGCAGAAGGTCGTCATCGCGCGCGAAGTGGCCGCGAAGCCGAAGCTGATGCTGGTCGGCCAGCCGACGCGCGGCGTGGACATCGGCACCATCGAAAGCATCCACACGCAGCTGCTGCGCCTGCGCGACGAAGGCGTGGCGATCCTGCTGTCGTCGGTGGAACTGGAAGAGGTGCGCGCGCTTGCGGACCGCATCATCGTGATGTCCGGCGGCCGCATCACCGGCATCCTTCCCATCGACGAATTCGACACCACCCGCATCGGCCTGCTAATGGGCGGCATGCACAAGCACTGA
- a CDS encoding MipA/OmpV family protein yields the protein MPTILRFIAPASALLALAPAMAAEPDARNLPLWEAGIGAAVFNTPAYPGASDRSNRNLVLPFLLYRGKVLRADQQGIGARLLDTDKVEFDVGLAGALPSRSDDVEARRGMPDLGTLVEFGPRVKYKFADLGGAGRLRFELPVRAVIEARGGLRRQGWTTEPRFVWEHRGDAGRWTMEAQVGAVFGDRRIHGYFYDVAPQYATADRPAYRADSGLMLVRTGFGGTLRVNPDVRVFAFVRLDSYAGNANRDSPLFRKDTGASAGVGFAWTLARSSKRAND from the coding sequence ATGCCCACGATTCTTCGTTTCATCGCCCCCGCCTCCGCGCTGCTGGCGCTCGCGCCCGCCATGGCCGCCGAACCCGACGCACGTAATCTACCGCTGTGGGAAGCCGGCATCGGCGCCGCCGTGTTCAACACGCCCGCGTACCCGGGCGCATCCGACCGCAGCAATCGCAACCTCGTGCTGCCTTTCCTGCTGTATCGCGGCAAGGTGCTGCGCGCCGACCAGCAGGGCATCGGCGCGCGCCTGCTGGACACGGACAAGGTCGAGTTCGACGTCGGCCTCGCGGGCGCACTGCCGTCCCGTTCGGACGACGTGGAAGCGCGCCGCGGCATGCCCGACCTTGGCACGCTCGTCGAATTCGGCCCGCGCGTGAAATATAAATTCGCCGACCTGGGCGGGGCGGGGCGCCTGCGCTTCGAACTGCCCGTGCGTGCCGTCATCGAGGCCCGCGGCGGCCTGCGCCGCCAGGGCTGGACGACGGAACCGCGTTTCGTGTGGGAGCACCGCGGCGACGCGGGCCGCTGGACGATGGAGGCGCAAGTGGGCGCGGTGTTCGGCGACCGGCGCATCCACGGTTATTTCTACGACGTCGCGCCGCAGTATGCGACGGCGGACCGGCCGGCGTACCGGGCCGACAGCGGGTTGATGCTGGTGCGGACGGGCTTCGGCGGCACGCTGCGGGTCAATCCGGACGTGCGCGTGTTCGCGTTCGTGCGCCTGGACAGTTATGCGGGGAATGCGAACCGGGACAGTCCGCTGTTCAGGAAGGATACCGGCGCGTCGGCCGGGGTGGGCTTTGCGTGGACGTTGGCGCGCTCGAGCAAGCGCGCCAACGACTGA
- a CDS encoding bifunctional metallophosphatase/5'-nucleotidase, with protein MIVSRPFALALGAALLLSGCASAPVRPLEINLVALNDFHGNLEPSKYTYTPPGTTQPRTIQAGGIDVLKGALDTFRKDDPDLLFVAAGDLVGASPAASSMFADEPSIEALNRMGLVASSLGNHEFDQGPKELLRQQHGGCDSPRPAKACRFSPDFKGAGFTYLASNVVDAQTGKNLVPGWRIVDVKGVKVGLIGAVLHDLASVTIASSIRGLAINDEAASINAVLPAMRAQGAQVFVVLIHEGGFADQPYDKTDCDTLHGPIVAITKKLDPAIRLVISGHSHTGYLCKVDGKVVTQADAYGHLLSRIKLTLDPATKAVQDIQVRNVVMAPDAFRPDAGLSAYLADVRAKSRAELAKPVARVQGALSRKENPSGESVLGGVIADAAVAATRDQGAQIGFMNPGGIRKDLETGEGGVVSFGQAQAVLPFGNTLVVMDLTGAQLRRVLEQQWDRPASSDPSVLAVSSNLTYDWDGTQPVGRRTANVKVDGKALDDGKVYRVVANNFLAEGGDNIPTFAKGTRRVETGLRDLDALIAYLQKHPEAGGVPRIRKVR; from the coding sequence ATGATCGTATCCCGTCCGTTCGCGCTGGCCCTGGGCGCCGCGTTGCTGCTGTCCGGCTGCGCCTCCGCGCCGGTCCGTCCGCTCGAGATCAATCTCGTCGCGCTGAACGACTTCCACGGCAACCTCGAGCCCAGCAAGTACACGTACACGCCGCCGGGCACGACGCAACCGCGCACGATCCAGGCGGGCGGCATCGACGTGCTGAAAGGCGCGCTGGACACGTTCCGCAAGGACGACCCGGACCTGCTGTTCGTCGCGGCCGGCGACCTCGTCGGCGCGAGCCCCGCCGCGTCGTCGATGTTCGCGGACGAACCGAGCATCGAAGCGCTGAACCGCATGGGCCTCGTCGCCAGCTCGCTCGGCAACCACGAATTCGACCAGGGACCGAAGGAACTGCTGCGCCAGCAGCACGGCGGCTGCGATTCGCCGCGTCCCGCGAAAGCGTGCCGCTTCTCGCCCGATTTCAAGGGCGCCGGTTTTACTTACCTCGCTTCCAACGTCGTCGACGCGCAGACGGGCAAGAACCTCGTGCCGGGCTGGCGCATCGTCGACGTCAAGGGCGTCAAGGTGGGCCTGATCGGCGCCGTGCTGCACGACCTCGCGTCCGTGACGATCGCCTCGTCGATCCGGGGCCTGGCGATCAACGATGAAGCGGCATCGATCAACGCCGTGCTGCCCGCCATGCGCGCGCAGGGGGCGCAGGTGTTCGTCGTGCTGATCCACGAAGGCGGCTTCGCCGACCAGCCGTACGACAAGACCGATTGCGACACCCTGCACGGTCCCATCGTCGCCATCACGAAGAAACTCGACCCGGCCATCCGCCTCGTCATCAGCGGCCATTCGCACACGGGCTATCTGTGCAAGGTCGACGGCAAGGTCGTCACGCAGGCGGACGCGTACGGCCACCTGCTGTCGCGCATCAAGCTGACGCTCGATCCGGCCACGAAGGCCGTCCAGGACATCCAGGTGCGCAACGTCGTGATGGCGCCGGATGCATTCAGGCCCGACGCCGGATTGTCCGCGTATCTGGCCGACGTGCGCGCGAAGAGCCGCGCCGAACTGGCCAAGCCGGTGGCGCGCGTGCAGGGCGCCTTGTCGCGCAAGGAGAACCCGTCCGGCGAATCGGTGCTGGGCGGCGTGATCGCCGACGCGGCCGTCGCCGCCACGCGCGACCAGGGTGCGCAGATCGGCTTCATGAACCCGGGCGGCATCCGCAAGGACCTGGAAACGGGAGAAGGCGGCGTCGTTAGCTTCGGCCAGGCGCAGGCCGTGCTCCCGTTCGGGAACACGCTCGTCGTGATGGACCTCACCGGCGCGCAACTGCGCCGCGTGCTCGAACAGCAGTGGGACCGGCCGGCGTCGTCCGACCCGTCGGTCCTCGCCGTGTCCAGCAATCTCACGTACGACTGGGACGGCACGCAGCCCGTCGGCCGCCGCACGGCGAACGTGAAGGTGGATGGCAAGGCGCTCGACGACGGCAAGGTGTATCGCGTGGTGGCCAACAACTTCCTGGCCGAGGGCGGCGACAACATCCCGACGTTCGCCAAGGGCACGCGCCGCGTGGAGACGGGCCTGCGCGACCTCGATGCGTTGATCGCGTACCTGCAAAAGCATCCGGAAGCCGGTGGCGTGCCGCGCATCCGCAAGGTGCGCTAA
- a CDS encoding ABC transporter permease gives MTKTELPRWATGFVLPILNLMSALLVAGLVIHLLGESPSESLRILIDSAILDPEGLGYTLFYASTFIFAGLAVSIAMQAGLFNIGAEGQMYVGGLGLTWVVLALDAHLPGILVIPLAMIGAAVFGALWAFIPGYLQAKRGSHVVVTTIMFNFIAASLMNFVIVKYLIPEGQQNPASRVFADSAALSLLNKVLPVFGDTPLNISFILAILALVIYGVVVWRSSWGYQLRATGLNAHAAHYAGVKISRTIIVTMLVSGALAGLGAVNSVMGSTHYLSLNFPAGAGFVGIAIALMGRQHPVGIFLSSVLFGALIQGGFDLSLEKPNIPQETFIFIQGLIILFCGAMENFYAPAILKLLNATRTNKGI, from the coding sequence ATGACAAAGACTGAATTGCCACGCTGGGCCACCGGTTTCGTCCTGCCCATCCTGAACCTGATGTCGGCGCTGCTCGTCGCGGGGCTCGTGATCCACCTGCTGGGCGAGAGTCCGTCGGAATCCCTGCGCATCCTCATCGACAGCGCGATCCTCGATCCGGAAGGCCTCGGGTACACGCTGTTCTACGCGAGCACCTTCATCTTCGCGGGCCTGGCCGTGTCGATCGCGATGCAGGCGGGCCTCTTCAACATCGGCGCGGAAGGCCAGATGTACGTGGGCGGCCTGGGCCTGACTTGGGTCGTGCTCGCGCTCGACGCGCACCTGCCCGGCATCCTCGTGATTCCGCTCGCGATGATCGGCGCGGCCGTCTTCGGCGCGCTGTGGGCCTTCATTCCGGGCTATCTGCAGGCCAAACGGGGCAGCCACGTCGTCGTCACGACGATCATGTTCAACTTCATCGCCGCGAGCCTGATGAACTTCGTGATCGTGAAATACCTGATCCCCGAAGGCCAGCAGAACCCGGCCTCGCGCGTGTTCGCCGACAGCGCCGCCCTGTCCCTGCTGAACAAGGTCCTGCCCGTGTTCGGCGACACGCCGCTGAACATCAGTTTTATTCTTGCCATCCTCGCGCTCGTGATCTACGGTGTCGTCGTATGGCGTTCAAGCTGGGGCTACCAGCTGCGCGCGACGGGCCTGAACGCGCATGCCGCGCACTATGCGGGCGTAAAAATCAGCCGCACGATCATCGTGACGATGCTCGTGTCGGGCGCGCTCGCGGGCCTCGGCGCCGTCAACTCGGTGATGGGCTCGACGCACTACCTGTCGCTGAACTTCCCCGCCGGCGCGGGCTTCGTAGGCATCGCCATCGCGCTGATGGGCCGCCAGCATCCGGTCGGCATCTTCCTGTCGTCCGTGCTGTTCGGCGCGCTGATCCAGGGCGGCTTCGACCTCTCGCTGGAAAAACCGAACATCCCGCAGGAGACGTTCATCTTCATCCAGGGCCTGATCATCCTGTTCTGCGGCGCGATGGAAAACTTCTACGCCCCGGCCATCCTGAAACTGCTCAACGCCACCCGTACGAATAAGGGGATTTGA
- a CDS encoding ABC transporter permease codes for MEDFQLASIIVSTVRNAPVLMFAALAGLFAERSGVVDIGLEGKILASAFASAAVAYATQNPWYGILAGMAVSVALAMVQAFVSITQKGNQLVAGIAINIAMSGLTFVLAQFFFQQGGRTPDLRNARLFDVVLPGTAAVENIPVIGWLYGHLIGGQSVLVYVAFLLLPVVHWVVYHSRFGLRLRACGENPHAADAAGVSVERTRYLAMFVAGVLCSFSGAYLTLVQSGFFLRDMSAGAGYLALTALVFGNWRPLHTVLGCLMFGLFGAIQIQLEGVDLPVVGRLPGSLIQAIPYIVTVVVLAGLMAKSVAPKAIGKPFVKSR; via the coding sequence ATGGAAGACTTTCAACTCGCCAGCATCATCGTCTCCACGGTCCGCAACGCGCCCGTGCTGATGTTCGCCGCGCTGGCCGGCCTGTTCGCCGAGCGCTCGGGCGTCGTCGACATCGGCCTCGAAGGCAAGATCCTCGCGTCGGCGTTCGCGTCGGCCGCCGTTGCCTATGCCACGCAGAACCCGTGGTACGGCATCCTCGCCGGCATGGCCGTGTCGGTCGCCCTCGCGATGGTGCAGGCATTCGTGTCGATCACGCAGAAGGGCAACCAGCTCGTGGCCGGCATCGCGATCAACATCGCCATGAGCGGCCTGACGTTCGTGCTCGCGCAATTCTTCTTCCAGCAGGGCGGCCGCACGCCGGACCTGCGCAACGCGCGCCTGTTCGACGTCGTCCTGCCCGGCACAGCCGCCGTCGAAAATATCCCCGTCATCGGCTGGCTGTACGGCCACCTGATCGGCGGCCAGTCGGTGCTGGTCTACGTCGCGTTCCTGCTGCTGCCCGTCGTGCACTGGGTCGTGTACCACAGCCGCTTCGGCCTGCGCCTGCGCGCCTGCGGCGAGAATCCGCATGCGGCCGACGCGGCCGGCGTCTCGGTCGAGCGCACCCGCTATCTCGCGATGTTCGTGGCCGGTGTCCTGTGCTCGTTCTCGGGTGCGTACCTGACCTTGGTCCAGAGCGGCTTCTTCCTGCGCGACATGTCGGCCGGTGCCGGCTACCTGGCGCTGACGGCGCTCGTCTTCGGCAACTGGCGCCCGCTGCACACGGTGCTGGGCTGTTTGATGTTCGGCCTGTTCGGCGCGATCCAGATCCAGCTCGAAGGCGTCGACCTGCCCGTCGTCGGCCGCCTGCCGGGTTCCCTGATCCAGGCGATTCCGTACATCGTCACCGTCGTCGTGCTGGCCGGCCTGATGGCCAAGTCGGTTGCACCGAAGGCCATCGGCAAGCCGTTCGTGAAATCGCGCTGA